A part of Aegilops tauschii subsp. strangulata cultivar AL8/78 chromosome 2, Aet v6.0, whole genome shotgun sequence genomic DNA contains:
- the LOC109769815 gene encoding NAC domain-containing protein 30 isoform X1, translated as MLAMNQHQEESCVPPGFRFHPTEEELVGYYLARKVAAHKINLDIIQEVDLYRIEPWDLQERCGGGRGGGGARPDQEDQSSSEWYFFSFKDRKYPSGTRTNRATAAGFWKATGRDKPVTSSKSQGVIGMRKTLVFYRGRAPNGRKTDWIIHEYRLQTSEHGPTHQEEGWVVCRAFQKPTPNQRSSYIFPTYSAAPHLGGYYNARPWLYDQGGDLGFPGQGAQYSPYDPLESKQSIFSNIPQLIEKPPMTTAAAGCGDARYDFVQQGQAAADIDWNFLDSLLSTSPQLVPPHTFSFPHEGDREALGLPRPLEVDQRKL; from the exons ATGCTAGCAATGAACCAACATCAGGAGGAGTCGTGTGTTCCCCCGGGATTCAGGTTCCACCCAACAGAGGAGGAGCTGGTGGGGTACTACCTGGCTCGGAAGGTGGCCGCCCACAAGATCAACTTGGACATCATCCAGGAGGTGGATCTCTACCGGATAGAGCCATGGGACCTCCAAG AGaggtgcggcggcggcaggggtGGCGGCGGAGCACGGCCGGATCAGGAGGACCAGTCATCATCGGAGTGGTACTTCTTCAGCTTCAAGGACCGCAAGTACCCCAGCGGCACCCGCACCAACCGCGCCACGGCGGCAGGGTTCTGGAAGGCCACCGGCCGCGACAAGCCGGTAACCTCATCCAAGAGCCAGGGCGTCATCGGCATGAGGAAGACACTCGTCTTCTACAGGGGCCGCGCACCCAACGGTAGGAAGACCGACTGGATCATCCACGAGTACCGTCTCCAGACAAGCGAGCACGGGCCCACACAT CAGGAGGAAGGTTGGGTGGTGTGCCGGGCGTTCCAGAAGCCGACCCCGAACCAGAGGTCATCCTACATCTTCCCCACATACTCCGCCGCTCCACATCTCGGTGGCTACTACAACGCGCGGCCCTGGCTGTACGACCAAGGCGGCGACCTCGGCTTCCCCGGCCAGGGTGCCCAGTACTCCCCCTATGACCCGCTGGAGAGCAAGCAGAGCATCTTCAGCAACATCCCGCAGCTCATTGAGAAGCCGCCGATGACCACCGCCGCTGCTGGTTGCGGCGACGCCCGCTATGACTTTGTCCAGCAGGGACAGGCGGCAGCCGACATCGACTGGAATTTCCTGGACAGCTTGCTGTCTACGTCTCCGCAGCTAGTGCCACCTCACACCTTCAGCTTCCCTCATGAGGGGGACCGAGAGGCCCTTGGTCTTCCACGTCCACTAGAAGTAGATCAGCGCAAGTTGTAG
- the LOC109769815 gene encoding NAC domain-containing protein 30 isoform X2, with the protein MLAMNQHQEESCVPPGFRFHPTEEELVGYYLARKVAAHKINLDIIQEVDLYRIEPWDLQERCGGGRGGGGARPDQEDQSSSEWYFFSFKDRKYPSGTRTNRATAAGFWKATGRDKPVTSSKSQGVIGMRKTLVFYRGRAPNGRKTDWIIHEYRLQTSEHGPTHEEGWVVCRAFQKPTPNQRSSYIFPTYSAAPHLGGYYNARPWLYDQGGDLGFPGQGAQYSPYDPLESKQSIFSNIPQLIEKPPMTTAAAGCGDARYDFVQQGQAAADIDWNFLDSLLSTSPQLVPPHTFSFPHEGDREALGLPRPLEVDQRKL; encoded by the exons ATGCTAGCAATGAACCAACATCAGGAGGAGTCGTGTGTTCCCCCGGGATTCAGGTTCCACCCAACAGAGGAGGAGCTGGTGGGGTACTACCTGGCTCGGAAGGTGGCCGCCCACAAGATCAACTTGGACATCATCCAGGAGGTGGATCTCTACCGGATAGAGCCATGGGACCTCCAAG AGaggtgcggcggcggcaggggtGGCGGCGGAGCACGGCCGGATCAGGAGGACCAGTCATCATCGGAGTGGTACTTCTTCAGCTTCAAGGACCGCAAGTACCCCAGCGGCACCCGCACCAACCGCGCCACGGCGGCAGGGTTCTGGAAGGCCACCGGCCGCGACAAGCCGGTAACCTCATCCAAGAGCCAGGGCGTCATCGGCATGAGGAAGACACTCGTCTTCTACAGGGGCCGCGCACCCAACGGTAGGAAGACCGACTGGATCATCCACGAGTACCGTCTCCAGACAAGCGAGCACGGGCCCACACAT GAGGAAGGTTGGGTGGTGTGCCGGGCGTTCCAGAAGCCGACCCCGAACCAGAGGTCATCCTACATCTTCCCCACATACTCCGCCGCTCCACATCTCGGTGGCTACTACAACGCGCGGCCCTGGCTGTACGACCAAGGCGGCGACCTCGGCTTCCCCGGCCAGGGTGCCCAGTACTCCCCCTATGACCCGCTGGAGAGCAAGCAGAGCATCTTCAGCAACATCCCGCAGCTCATTGAGAAGCCGCCGATGACCACCGCCGCTGCTGGTTGCGGCGACGCCCGCTATGACTTTGTCCAGCAGGGACAGGCGGCAGCCGACATCGACTGGAATTTCCTGGACAGCTTGCTGTCTACGTCTCCGCAGCTAGTGCCACCTCACACCTTCAGCTTCCCTCATGAGGGGGACCGAGAGGCCCTTGGTCTTCCACGTCCACTAGAAGTAGATCAGCGCAAGTTGTAG